In the Plodia interpunctella isolate USDA-ARS_2022_Savannah chromosome 6, ilPloInte3.2, whole genome shotgun sequence genome, one interval contains:
- the LOC128670660 gene encoding zinc finger protein 488 — translation MTMDVQNNYQSYKEASPDSKDSNLSIESARMNHVSKTDMQSTVVNQNKASKRSFDVAFLMMPDEKIRQKPPERQLRISKQLFHSEEWEQSVKRTPDIYKHNEYSNENTMDSKDQDDDRIRVNNNISPSFGSDINIDVGTDEYPNKTVYCSDSENSDRSRSRPNSNESAARQPKFLPEYKNKIFDDPTLISMQTRARYESRYSDKLHEMSPKSAFTKVSNFSVRSPNPSVSPDNLLYQNSVSPPLSAASSPSTSFNKNPGFNNLLTPAHLLNGNNFFKTQNVPSSSPNYPESATIQQRSSSSYSKNMEYPDKQGEPKSHMPPNKLNFLPFRPEIPYLQAGASYPFGVQNFQPPNADFMKFPPREPVNPLIANPAAAILSTLLPPTLAAFSLPAQNVCAKCSISFRMTSDLVYHMRTHHKSESQADPHKRKREEKLKCPVCNESFRERHHLTRHMTAHQDKEGDMDDVPSAQGYNKKSKQYYPNGSLIHK, via the coding sequence atgACAATGGACGTTCAAAATAACTATCAAAGTTATAAAGAAGCATCGCCAGATTCAAAAGATAGTAATTTGAGTATTGAAAGTGCAAGAATGAATCACGTTTCAAAAACCGATATGCAGTCAACAGTGGTGAATCAGAATAAAGCTTCGAAGCGATCTTTCGACGTGGCTTTTTTGATGATGCCAGATGAGAAAATTCGTCAAAAACCCCCAGAAAGACAACTGAGAATTTCAAAGCAATTATTTCATAGTGAAGAATGGGAACAGTCGGTAAAAAGAACTCCTGACATTTATAAACACAACGAAtattctaatgaaaatactatgGATTCCAAAGATCAAGATGATGACAGGATTCGTGTAAACAATAACATATCGCCAAGTTTTGGCTCCGATATCAATATTGACGTCGGCACAGATGAGTATCCAAATAAAACAGTGTATTGTAGTGATTCCGAAAATTCTGACAGATCCAGAAGTCGTCCCAATTCTAATGAAAGCGCTGCTAGACAGCCTAAGTTTTTACCtgaatataagaataaaatatttgatgaccCGACATTGATAAGTATGCAGACACGTGCCAGATACGAGAGTCGTTATTCTGATAAACTACATGAAATGTCACCCAAGAGCGCTTTCACCAAAGTTTCCAACTTCAGTGTCAGGTCTCCAAATCCTTCTGTAAGTCCTGACAACCTTTTGTATCAGAATTCTGTCAGTCCACCTCTGTCTGCTGCTAGCTCGCCTTCAACGTCTTTTAACAAAAATCCTGGCTTTAACAATTTGCTGACACCGGCACATTTGCTGAATGGAAACAATTTCTTCAAAACACAAAATGTTCCATCTTCGTCTCCAAATTATCCTGAATCAGCGACAATTCAACAAAGATCAAGTTCTTCATACAGTAAGAATATGGAGTATCCAGACAAACAAGGAGAACCAAAATCTCATATGCCACCGAATAAGTTAAACTTTTTACCATTCAGACCTGAAATTCCTTATCTTCAAGCTGGTGCTTCGTATCCGTTTGGTGTCCAAAATTTCCAACCACCTAATGCTGATTTCATGAAATTTCCGCCAAGGGAACCAGTAAATCCGCTAATAGCCAATCCTGCTGCAGCAATTTTGAGTACACTACTGCCACCGACTTTGGCCGCATTTTCTCTGCCTGCTCAGAATGTTTGTGCTAAGTGTAGCATCAGTTTCCGAATGACATCTGACCTCGTTTACCATATGCGTACCCATCATAAGAGCGAATCGCAAGCTGATCCACATAAGAGGaaaagagaagaaaaattaaagtgTCCAGTTTGTAATGAAAGTTTCAGAGAGAGACACCATTTGACCAGACACATGACAGCTCATCAGGACAAAGAGGGTGACATGGATGATGTGCCCTCCGCGCAGGGTTATAATAAGAAAAGCAAACAATATTATCCCAATGGCTCCCTCATTCATAAATGA